One Hordeum vulgare subsp. vulgare chromosome 4H, MorexV3_pseudomolecules_assembly, whole genome shotgun sequence DNA window includes the following coding sequences:
- the LOC123450086 gene encoding DNA repair endonuclease UVH1, which yields MLPFEEQAVADLLEDPNGGLVVVSAGLPLASLAAALLLHLHHQSTSSSPSPSSSGGSGGGGCFLILSAPDALKDQIRRRLVESQLLQVHDVASDVPAANRRALYSSGEGAALFLTARVLAADLLTSHLLPSRVRALLLLAAHRSSDVSADAFIARLLRQHRLLPVYAFSDRPHAMVAGFAKAERTMKSLYIRRLHLWPRFHVLAAADLERSPPEVIDVRVPMTNPMAGIQAAILDAMDACLKELRRTYKVDVEDLTIDKGLFKSFDEIVRRQLDPIWHTLGKKTKQLVADLRTLRKLLDYLGRYDAVTYLKYLDTLRVSEGVRSVWMLAESSHKIFELAKRRVYQVVRPDGTRVSIAKGTPTKKRKVTPSRSKKGKETENEDSASNKDDAQKVNAEASFLLEEVLEEAPKWKVLRELLQEIAEEQRKGDAVVHEDENNECGIVLVACKDERSCLQLQECILRSPHQVMREEWEKYLLGKAELFGLHKKKKKRSQQPKGFGVLDGQFPTGSNENENENAGPVSISKLETNALLAAASGISNLTKEADAKEDPVPSCSKKGSVKGKGKGVQKKITAKRQASKRKNKCTTENDNCQGTDVEASGKTVEQSDINVSKVSAEDAPAPASTPDNAEDLIDPKMLPPVQFYALDSDQHVLDIWKPSVIIVYHPDMTFVREIEVYKAENPSKKLKVYFLFYEESSEVQKFESSIRRENEAFESLIRQKSLMMIPVDQSGRCIGPTPANEPEPLFSQNSLTRKAGGRKATGKDMQVIVDMREFMSSLPNVLHQKGIRIIPVTLEVGDYVLSPLICVERKSIADLYQSFASGRLYNQVEIMIRYYKIPVLLIEFSQDKSFSFQSASEVGDDVSPTNIISKLSLLVLHFPRLRIVWSRSLHATADIFMSLKSNQDEPDENKAMRVGVPSEDGVVEDDVRAENYNTSAIEFLRRLPGVTDSNYRAIMDGCNSLAELALLPVERLAELMGSQKGARTLKEFLDAKCPSMIS from the exons ATGCTTCCGTTCGAGGAGCAGGCCGTGGCGGACCTCCTGGAGGATCCCAACGGAGGGCTGGTGGTGGTCTCCGCCGGCCTCCCGCTCGCCTCCCTCGCCGCTGCGCTCctgctccacctccaccaccaatcCACATCCTCCtcaccctccccctcctcctccggcggcagcgggggcggcggATGCTTCCTCATCCTCTCCGCCCCGGACGCGCTCAAGGACCAAATCCGGCGCCGCCTGGTCGAATCCCAGCTCCTGCAGGTCCACGACGTGGCCTCCGACGTCCCCGCCGCCAACCGCCGCGCGCTCTACTCCTCCGGGGAGGGCGCGGCGCTCTTCCTCACCGCGCGCGTGCTCGCCGCCGACCTCCTCacctcccacctcctcccctcccgcgtccgggccctgctcctcctcgccgCCCACCGCTCCTCCGACGTCTCCGCAGACGCCTTCATCGCCCGCCTCCTGCGCCAGCACCGCCTCCTCCCCGTCTACGCCTTCTCCGACCGCCCCCACGCCATGGTCGCCGGCTTCGCCAAGGCCGAGCGCACCATGAAGAGCCTCTACATCCGCCGCCTCCACCTCTGGCCGCGCTTCCAcgtcctcgccgccgccgaccTCGAGCGCTCCCCGCCGGAGGTCATCGACGTCCGCGTCCCCATGACGAACCCCATGGCGGGCATCCAGGCTGCCATCCTCGACGCCATGGATGCCTGCCTCAAGGAGCTCCGGCGGACCTACAAGGTCGATGTCGAGGACCTCACCATTGACAAGGGCCTCTTCAAGTCCTTCGACGAGATTGTCAGGAGGCAGCTCGACCCCATCTGGCACACCCTCGGCAAGAAGACCAAGCAGCTCGTCGCCGACCTCAGGACGCTACGGAAGCTGCTCGATTACCTTGGCAG GTATGATGCCGTGACATACTTGAAGTATCTAGACACCCTGAGAGTATCTGAAGGTGTTCGATCGGTTTGGATGTTGGCTGAATCAAGCCACAAGATATTTGAACTTGCAAAAAGGCGTGTTTATCAGGTTGTGAGACCGGACGGCACAAGGGTTTCAATTGCCAAGGGCACACCAACGAAGAAGAGGAAGGTGACACCCAGTAGGAGCAAGAAAGGAAAAGAAACTG AAAATGAGGATTCTGCTTCTAACAAGGATGACGCTCAGAAGGTAAATGCAGAGGCTTCCTTTCTACTGGAGGAGGTTTTGGAGGAAGCACCAAAATGGAAAGTATTACGG GAACTGTTGCAAGAGATAGCCGAAGAACAGAGAAAGGGAGATGCTGTTGTACATGAAGATGAAAATAATGAATGTGGCATAGTCTTAGTAGCATGCAAAGATGAGCGCTCATGCTTGCAGCTGCAGGAATGTATATTGAGAAGCCCCCATCAG GTCATGCGAGAAGAGTGGGAGAAGTACTTGCTCGGGAAAGCCGAGCTGTTCGGATTacataaaaagaagaaaaaacgaTCTcagcaaccaaaaggttttggtgTCCTGGATGGGCAATTTCCTACAGGGTCTAATGAGAATGAGAACGAGAATGCAGGGCCAGTAAGCATTAGCAAGCTTGAGACTAATGCCTTACTTGCTGCCGCCTCTGGTATAAGCAATTTAACTAAGGAAGCAGATGCCAAGGAGGATCCAGTTCCCAGCTGCAGCAAGAAAGGTTCTGTAAAGGGAAAAGGAAAGGGAGTACAAAAGAAAATCACGGCAAAGAGACAAGCCagtaaaaggaaaaataaatgtACTACAGAAAATGATAATTGCCAAGGTACTGACGTGGAAGCATCAGGCAAAACAGTTGAACAGTCTGACATTAATGTCTCTAAGGTGTCTGCTGAAGATGCTCCTGCTCCAGCCTCCACTCCTGACAATGCTGAAGACTTAATTGATCCCAAAATGCTACCTCCTGTGCAATTTTATGCCCTAGACAGTGACCAGCATGTACTAGACATATGGAAACCATCCGTAATTATTGTCTATCATCCAGATATGACCTTTGTCAGGGAAATTGAGGTATACAAGGCAGAAAACCCATCAAAGAAGTTGAAAGTTTACTTTCTTTTTTACGAGGAATCTTCTGAGGTGCAAAAGTTCGAGTCCAGTATCCGCCGAGAAAATGAAGCCTTTGAATCATTGATCAGACAGAAGTCCCTGATGATGATACCTGTTGATCAG AGTGGCCGTTGCATTGGACCAACTCCGGCAAATGAACCAGAACCTCTTTTTTCTCAGAATTCACTGACAAGAAAGGCAGGTGGTAGAAAGGCAACAGGGAAGGATATGCAG GTTATTGTAGACATGCGGGAGTTCATGAGCAGTCTTCCCAATGTACTGCACCAGAAGGGTATTCGAATTATACCGGTGACCCTGGAAGTTGGTGACTATGTTCTTTCTCCCTTGATATGCGTTGAAAGAAAAAGTATTGCAGACTTGTACCAGAGCTTTGCTTCTGGTCGTCTCTACAATCAGGTCGAGATCATGATTAGGTATTACAAGATCCCAGTGCTTCTGATAGAGTTCTCACAAGATAAGAGCTTCTCCTTTCAG TCTGCAAGCGAAGTTGGGGATGACGTGTCCCCAACAAACATAATCTCGAAGCTGTCACTGCTAGTCCTGCATTTCCCCCGGCTTCGCATCGTGTGGTCCCGCAGCCTACACGCGACAGCAGACATATTCATGTCGCTGAAATCAAACCAGGACGAACCCGATGAGAACAAGGCGATGAGGGTGGGTGTGCCGTCGGAGGATGGGGTCGTGGAAGACGACGTGAG GGCCGAGAACTACAACACATCCGCGATCGAGTTCCTGAGAAGGCTCCCTGGCGTGACGGACTCCAACTACAGAGCGATAATGGACGGATGCAATAGCCTGGCGGAGCTCGCGCTGCTACCGGTAGAGAGGCTAGCGGAGCTGATGGGCAGCCAGAAGGGCGCCCGCACGCTCAAGGAGTTTCTGGATGCCAAGTGTCCCAGCATGATCTCATAG
- the LOC123450942 gene encoding uncharacterized protein LOC123450942, with amino-acid sequence MPPPPTLALPLPAALRGGRPSDARRRGRLLTLALFLLLAALALAAYISSPGAARRLAAAEPGRARCGGIQGLELWGPAVNWGSDHRQPSAAACCASCKAHRRCDSWVFCGDRRRCGNRFGECWLKKQNDAMAPAVIARGEDVMWTSGLVFGKSSQGIVGLETSVGTLRVQLLPDCAPHSVDYFIELLGLHNYAGCRFYRAEGRGHLWDAKGEHVKNAAFGPPYALLQGTLEVDGVAFQEMPKEGCSAVRRGSVAWIGSGPEFLISLADHDEWRDAYTVFGSVMPEDMAVAEEMAMLPTSTDVWSGVTVRLLKDPVYLKVKRRSNTTAY; translated from the exons ATGCCTCCTCCCCCCACCCTCGCCCTCCCGCTCCCCGCCGCCCTCCGCGGCGGCAGGCCGTCCGACGCCCGCCGCCGGGGCCGCCTCCTCACCCtcgccctcttcctcctcctcgccgccctcgccctcgccgcctACATCTCCTCCCCCGGCGCCGCGCGACGGCTCGCCGCCGCGGAGCCCGGTCGCGCACGCTGCGGGGGCATCCAGGGCCTCGAGCTCTGGGGCCCCGCGGTCAACTGGGGCTCCGACCACCGCcagccctccgccgccgcctgctgCGCCTCCTGCAAGGCCCACCGCCGCTGCGACTCCTGGGTCTTCTGCGGGGACCGCCGCCGATGCGGCAACCGCTTCGGAGAG TGCTGGCTGAAGAAGCAGAATGACGCCATGGCTCCCGCTGTGATCGCGAGGGGGGAGGATGTCATGTGGACTTCTGGCCTCGTCTTCGGAAAATCATCACAG GGAATCGTGGGGCTGGAAACAAGTGTCGGCACGCTTCGTGTCCAA tTGCTGCCTGATTGTGCACCCCATTCTGTGGATTACTTCATCGAGCTGTTGGGCCTGCACAACTACGCCGGATGCAGATTCTACCGCGCGGAAGGCCGTGGCCACCTGTGGGATGCAAAAGGAGAGCACGTAAAAAAT GCTGCATTTGGTCCACCCTACGCGCTGCTACAAGGGACACTGGAAGTCGATGGCGTAGCCTTCCAGGAGATGCCGAAAGAAGGGTGCTCGGCTGTGAGAAGAGGGTCCGTGGCGTGGATTGGGTCAGGGCCAGAGTTCCTGATCAGCCTAGCAGACCACGACGAGTGGAGAGACGCCTACACGGTGTTCGGGTCCGTGATGCCGGAGGACATGGCCGTCGCGGAGGAGATGGCGATGCTCCCGACCAGCACAGACGTCTGGAGTGGCGTGACCGTCAGGCTGCTGAAGGACCCGGTGTATTTGAAGGTGAAGAGGAGAAGCAACACGACTGCCTATTAA